The proteins below are encoded in one region of Sulfolobus islandicus Y.N.15.51:
- a CDS encoding DNA double-strand break repair nuclease NurA, with protein sequence MAKKLELPVLLKDIISNYIVNYLTSSSSMSPGAENLVGENDNSGILVSPLNEFIKVVSAESNQSLIYSLDGSSRSFISSKGIISVASVVVSSTISPIFGVYPPISGFPELDLRKPFLALASSAHQSPLLPFFYSSEYVTTLSLDGSFFTSVNSPEEIETEIRTILETEALKKIPNDGSVILDGPLIPPLIFLRSKVRDDVLNLRLEAIRGRNVIGIVKRLDKSRLLISSLYKLSSKFMEKFRIDPRRYFSDESFILDLIKANLSPPYSPISLGPILRNIVNTPVYVNYLIYPLHPYVYKFAILRVESLSNDSRVIDQLSSLKFTKDGIPFVLAIADRTAKEITNAILKIVMTSLESMGLQASFYSKLEQVRI encoded by the coding sequence ATGGCTAAAAAGTTAGAGCTTCCGGTATTACTAAAGGACATAATCTCAAACTATATTGTGAATTATTTAACCTCTTCCAGCAGTATGAGTCCTGGGGCAGAGAATCTAGTTGGGGAGAATGATAATAGTGGAATTTTGGTCTCTCCTTTGAATGAGTTTATTAAAGTTGTAAGCGCTGAATCTAATCAATCTTTAATTTATTCATTAGATGGAAGTAGTAGAAGTTTTATTTCGTCAAAAGGAATTATTAGCGTTGCATCTGTTGTAGTTTCATCAACTATTTCTCCTATTTTTGGAGTATATCCTCCCATTTCTGGTTTCCCCGAATTGGATTTGAGAAAGCCCTTTTTAGCATTAGCATCATCTGCTCATCAGAGTCCTTTATTACCCTTCTTTTATAGCTCAGAATACGTTACAACCCTATCTCTAGACGGATCTTTCTTTACTTCAGTGAATTCTCCAGAAGAAATCGAGACTGAAATAAGGACTATTCTTGAAACCGAAGCTCTTAAAAAAATACCAAATGATGGTTCTGTTATATTAGATGGTCCATTAATACCCCCGTTGATTTTCTTGAGAAGTAAGGTTAGGGACGACGTATTGAACTTACGTTTAGAAGCCATAAGGGGGAGGAATGTGATCGGTATTGTTAAGAGGTTAGACAAAAGCCGATTATTAATTTCTAGTCTCTACAAATTGTCATCCAAATTTATGGAGAAATTTAGAATAGATCCGAGGAGGTATTTCAGTGACGAGTCGTTTATACTTGATTTAATAAAAGCTAATTTATCACCTCCTTATTCTCCCATATCTTTAGGTCCCATATTGAGAAATATAGTTAACACGCCAGTTTACGTTAATTACTTGATATATCCTCTCCACCCTTATGTTTATAAATTTGCCATATTGAGGGTAGAGAGTCTTAGTAATGATTCTAGAGTTATAGACCAGTTATCTTCATTAAAGTTCACTAAAGACGGTATTCCATTTGTACTCGCAATCGCTGATAGAACGGCAAAGGAGATAACCAACGCCATATTAAAGATTGTTATGACCTCACTAGAGAGTATGGGATTACAAGCCAGTTTTTACAGTAAGCTTGAGCAGGTGAGAATTTGA
- a CDS encoding ATP-binding protein, whose translation MSSDVPLYNDIKDKISKARALAITLGDFIGKVSRYVPSRVDEENNVVNVTIDPNTYYKYPFLGKIGIFLGAIDIKTLYFILLRVIGYERNDASSLFIGDSNVLNNIGLSDDEPGSLITNVTLKCEMLTKVDFLSSSEPDAADIILEPQSPVIIPKPEVIERSLGTTRGLLRLGFLDVAYSKVRVSASLDDLNFHMLILGTTGAGKTSFIKDLIAGLNVANEEGSKIFILDATGDYYHIFLPPDRSDKVVMRGVEEFNQLYSAIVKGINLDIIYPVSKSWVKKYLGGAKSAGSIAKVYFDMFVKPILNHLNNKGISIYASIINNKIIISNAEWSSQVTIYPFYFRFKDVKTILHRLNPYFTEQASHFIKIMIRKKGKDIGKLEDLIDLFNENSLEGVEIHRSTRENIVRGLYLLKETQLFDVSVERFPLSKILKESSSSTLVFDLYNSELDDFSQKILTYYFLDRLFEFRERQMRSGNVKGRNVIIIDEAHRFFPSSKGGEEDTNYIRRVAGKIATMMRLGRRRKIGFVFATHNPNDLSDIIIQLANTKIIFRIKSEVAETLGLSKTEAKILNWERNGVAYLLTPWLREGKIKIKTPVPPPLGHYDLSKT comes from the coding sequence TTGAGCTCAGATGTTCCGTTATACAACGATATAAAAGACAAGATATCTAAGGCAAGGGCACTAGCCATAACGTTGGGTGATTTTATAGGAAAGGTTTCTAGATATGTTCCTAGCAGAGTTGATGAGGAAAATAATGTGGTTAACGTAACTATAGATCCCAATACTTATTATAAGTATCCTTTTCTAGGTAAGATAGGTATCTTCTTAGGAGCTATAGATATAAAGACACTGTACTTTATTTTGCTAAGAGTTATAGGTTATGAAAGAAACGATGCCTCTTCTTTATTCATTGGAGATTCTAATGTATTAAATAATATTGGACTAAGTGATGACGAACCTGGATCATTAATAACTAATGTTACTCTTAAATGTGAAATGCTAACTAAAGTAGACTTTCTTTCCTCTTCTGAGCCTGACGCTGCTGATATCATATTAGAGCCACAATCACCTGTGATAATACCTAAGCCAGAAGTCATAGAGAGATCTCTAGGTACTACCAGAGGTTTGTTAAGATTAGGATTTTTAGACGTCGCGTATAGTAAGGTTAGAGTGAGCGCAAGCCTTGATGATCTGAATTTTCATATGCTTATATTAGGTACTACGGGAGCAGGTAAAACTTCATTCATAAAAGACCTAATAGCCGGACTTAATGTGGCTAATGAAGAGGGTAGTAAGATCTTTATCCTTGATGCAACTGGTGACTATTATCATATTTTCCTTCCTCCGGATAGATCCGATAAGGTAGTTATGAGGGGCGTAGAGGAGTTTAATCAACTTTATAGTGCAATAGTTAAGGGTATAAATCTCGACATCATTTACCCTGTCAGTAAATCGTGGGTGAAAAAGTATCTAGGTGGTGCCAAATCCGCTGGATCCATAGCGAAAGTGTACTTTGACATGTTTGTGAAACCAATTCTCAATCACTTGAATAACAAGGGTATTTCCATATACGCTTCCATAATAAATAATAAAATAATTATTTCCAATGCAGAATGGTCATCTCAAGTTACAATTTATCCATTTTATTTTAGATTTAAAGATGTGAAGACAATTTTACATAGGCTTAATCCTTATTTTACTGAGCAAGCATCACATTTTATAAAAATAATGATAAGAAAAAAGGGTAAAGATATCGGAAAGCTAGAAGATCTGATAGATTTATTTAATGAGAATAGCCTGGAAGGTGTAGAAATTCATAGAAGCACAAGGGAAAACATAGTCAGAGGTTTATATTTACTAAAGGAGACCCAACTTTTTGATGTTAGTGTAGAGCGGTTTCCATTAAGCAAGATTCTTAAAGAGTCTTCGTCATCTACACTAGTTTTTGATCTATATAATAGTGAGCTTGATGATTTCTCACAGAAAATTTTAACATATTATTTCTTAGACCGTTTATTTGAATTTAGAGAGAGGCAAATGCGAAGTGGAAACGTAAAAGGAAGAAACGTGATAATCATTGATGAGGCTCATAGGTTCTTTCCATCGTCTAAAGGAGGAGAAGAGGATACTAACTATATTAGAAGAGTTGCGGGCAAAATAGCTACCATGATGAGATTAGGTAGGAGGAGGAAAATTGGTTTCGTGTTTGCCACTCATAATCCTAATGACTTAAGCGATATAATTATACAGTTAGCAAATACTAAGATTATATTTAGAATTAAGTCAGAAGTGGCTGAAACTCTAGGTCTATCTAAGACTGAGGCTAAGATTCTAAACTGGGAGAGAAATGGCGTAGCCTATTTGCTTACTCCTTGGCTTAGAGAAGGTAAAATTAAGATAAAAACTCCAGTGCCTCCTCCATTAGGTCATTATGATTTGTCTAAAACATAA
- a CDS encoding acyl-CoA thioesterase, with product MENIEYIFEDVVRIYDTDAQGIAHYAAYYRFFTNTIEKFIKEKVGIPYPIVNDDLWFVIAESHAIYRKPVKLGDRLTILLNPKILSNKTIKFDFRILRDGELTTEGYLIQIAINPKIWKSTEMPKEIMDKLSIK from the coding sequence ATGGAGAATATCGAATATATTTTTGAAGACGTAGTTAGAATATATGATACTGACGCTCAAGGTATAGCACACTACGCCGCATATTATAGATTTTTTACCAATACGATAGAAAAATTTATTAAAGAAAAAGTTGGAATACCATATCCCATAGTCAATGACGATTTATGGTTTGTTATAGCGGAATCCCATGCCATATATCGTAAACCAGTGAAGTTAGGTGATAGGCTTACTATTTTATTAAACCCAAAAATCTTGTCTAATAAAACGATAAAGTTTGACTTTAGAATTTTAAGGGATGGGGAACTGACAACTGAAGGGTATTTAATACAAATAGCAATTAATCCAAAAATATGGAAATCAACTGAGATGCCCAAGGAAATTATGGATAAACTGTCAATAAAGTAA
- a CDS encoding MFS transporter: protein MGQYFIITSFTMIGLLFPVEFYSETKSLILLGVITGIYNALNALGSYIWGYLIDKTTLRKEYAVILSLFGVVIGLIYHYDKLIAYELSGFVSALDGPIYSAILLETTPQEKLVLGNTRISQISLAGNVTGSLLSAFYHNDYLILIFFSVSLIFNVIHIPKYDGGINYDVADRNKLLRILLIPIISYFWFNMAAEIFYILFVPLNYLMLNPSYVIFLSYTFLYLIEEVIYSKGISVVKGREEYFMLLVTFARSLIVLSLVYIILMGLKIYEGTMLLFLVFGPLFPVYNISFFSLLIKGLKRNKATIIGIFNVSEDIANVVGGFLSGSTNNIVSGYQISFYSFALSLFLIYIYLRKPLRVSASS, encoded by the coding sequence ATGGGACAATACTTTATCATAACGAGCTTCACAATGATAGGTCTATTATTCCCTGTAGAGTTCTATAGCGAGACTAAATCGTTGATCTTATTAGGTGTAATTACTGGGATTTATAATGCGTTAAATGCGTTAGGATCTTATATATGGGGTTATCTAATTGATAAGACGACGTTAAGAAAGGAGTACGCGGTAATACTCTCGTTATTTGGTGTAGTTATTGGCCTAATATATCACTACGATAAATTAATAGCTTACGAATTAAGTGGATTCGTTTCAGCATTAGATGGTCCTATATATTCGGCAATACTGCTTGAAACGACTCCCCAAGAAAAATTAGTTTTGGGAAACACTAGAATATCTCAAATTTCATTAGCCGGAAATGTTACTGGTAGTTTACTTTCTGCTTTTTATCATAACGACTACCTTATACTTATATTCTTTTCAGTTTCCCTTATCTTCAATGTAATTCATATTCCTAAATATGATGGTGGAATTAATTATGATGTTGCTGATAGGAACAAATTACTTAGAATTTTACTCATTCCGATCATATCTTATTTCTGGTTTAATATGGCAGCCGAAATATTCTATATCTTATTCGTACCTTTAAATTATTTAATGTTAAATCCGTCTTACGTTATATTCCTCAGTTATACTTTCCTTTATTTAATAGAAGAAGTGATTTACAGTAAAGGAATAAGCGTGGTTAAAGGGAGGGAAGAATACTTTATGTTATTAGTAACATTTGCTAGATCATTAATAGTTTTATCATTAGTTTACATAATTCTTATGGGATTAAAAATATATGAAGGAACCATGTTATTATTTTTGGTCTTCGGTCCATTATTTCCAGTATATAATATCTCTTTCTTCTCACTATTAATAAAGGGGTTAAAGAGAAATAAGGCAACAATTATTGGAATATTCAACGTCAGTGAAGATATAGCAAATGTTGTTGGAGGATTCTTATCGGGTTCTACTAACAATATAGTGTCTGGGTATCAAATTTCGTTCTATTCTTTCGCGCTTTCATTATTCCTAATATATATTTATTTACGCAAACCTCTACGTGTTAGTGCTTCTTCATGA
- a CDS encoding acyl-CoA thioesterase — MSYLKISDTTIETFRFIHYEQSNFLNRLHGGDMLFFLVEAGMLSATKVAMGTTVLASLDDVIFKKPVKLGDIVKVRAETVYVGNTSLEVEVSAFDRDEEVVSAYATYVKVDDLLRPAPVNVKIIAESEDDKRKMDEAKRRRENRLSKILNRQKMRFYVDDITDGLRYRISNVVHVSPELTYDGRIMSAGKLLKLMDDLGGIICLNYMNYNSKNIYDNVFNAVVTVAVKGLAFYSPIRLNDIVTIRAGLIYVGNTSADILINVIREDVNGTKEHVATAYFTYVRVDKEGKPIKMPEYVPVTEREKRLHEEALTRRGLRK; from the coding sequence ATGTCATACTTGAAAATCTCTGATACTACTATTGAAACATTTAGATTTATCCATTATGAACAATCTAACTTTTTAAATAGACTACATGGGGGTGACATGCTATTCTTTCTAGTAGAGGCTGGTATGTTATCTGCTACTAAGGTTGCGATGGGTACTACGGTTTTAGCCTCACTTGACGATGTTATATTTAAAAAACCAGTTAAACTAGGCGATATAGTTAAAGTAAGGGCTGAAACGGTATATGTAGGTAATACTTCGCTTGAAGTAGAGGTCAGTGCGTTTGATAGAGATGAAGAAGTTGTTTCAGCTTACGCTACATACGTTAAAGTTGACGATTTGCTAAGGCCCGCTCCAGTTAACGTAAAGATCATAGCAGAAAGCGAAGATGATAAGAGAAAAATGGATGAGGCTAAGAGGAGAAGAGAGAATAGGCTATCTAAAATACTAAATAGGCAGAAGATGAGGTTTTATGTGGATGATATCACTGATGGATTAAGATATAGGATAAGCAATGTGGTCCACGTATCCCCAGAGTTAACATATGATGGCAGAATAATGTCAGCTGGTAAACTACTGAAACTTATGGATGATCTTGGAGGGATAATTTGTTTAAACTATATGAACTATAATAGTAAAAATATTTATGATAATGTTTTCAACGCCGTAGTCACAGTAGCGGTAAAGGGATTAGCGTTTTACTCTCCCATAAGACTTAATGATATTGTAACAATCAGAGCAGGACTTATTTATGTAGGTAATACTTCTGCCGACATCTTAATTAACGTAATTAGAGAAGATGTAAATGGTACAAAGGAACACGTAGCTACTGCATATTTTACATATGTTAGAGTTGATAAGGAAGGAAAACCCATTAAAATGCCAGAATATGTACCCGTTACGGAAAGAGAAAAAAGACTTCATGAAGAAGCACTAACACGTAGAGGTTTGCGTAAATAA
- a CDS encoding SDR family oxidoreductase: MVVSYHMRFKDKVILITGGTRGIGRAITEAFLREEGLPIVLYNSAENEAKKLREKGVFTIKCDVGNRDEVKKSKEVVEKEFGRVDVIVNNAGIMVLMPFEEFDDEKYNKMIKINLNGAIYTTYEFLPLLKLSKNGAIVNIASNAGIGTAAEGTTFYAITKAGIIILTRRLAFELGKYGIRVNAVAPGWVETDMTLSGKNQEDAEKLRELFRNKTVLKTTGKPEDIANIVLFLSSDEARYITGQVIVADGGRIDNLTHSL, translated from the coding sequence ATGGTAGTGTCTTATCATATGAGGTTTAAAGATAAAGTTATTCTAATAACTGGAGGTACTAGAGGGATAGGAAGGGCAATTACGGAAGCGTTTTTAAGGGAGGAAGGATTACCAATAGTCCTTTATAATTCTGCGGAAAATGAGGCTAAAAAACTAAGAGAGAAAGGGGTTTTCACAATAAAGTGCGATGTGGGAAACAGAGATGAAGTTAAAAAGTCTAAAGAGGTAGTTGAGAAGGAATTTGGGAGAGTTGATGTAATAGTTAATAACGCGGGAATAATGGTCTTGATGCCATTTGAGGAATTTGATGACGAGAAGTATAACAAGATGATAAAAATTAATCTGAACGGTGCGATATATACCACTTATGAATTTCTTCCCTTATTAAAGTTATCAAAAAACGGTGCAATAGTTAATATAGCTTCAAATGCGGGTATTGGAACTGCAGCTGAAGGTACTACATTTTACGCAATAACCAAAGCAGGCATTATAATTCTTACAAGAAGGTTAGCCTTCGAGTTGGGAAAATATGGGATAAGAGTTAACGCTGTAGCGCCAGGTTGGGTAGAGACTGATATGACGTTGTCTGGAAAAAACCAAGAGGATGCTGAGAAATTGAGGGAGTTATTTAGGAATAAGACAGTTCTAAAAACTACTGGAAAGCCCGAGGATATAGCAAATATCGTATTGTTCTTATCGAGTGATGAAGCGAGGTACATTACTGGGCAAGTCATAGTTGCAGATGGAGGGAGAATAGATAATTTAACTCATTCGTTATAA
- a CDS encoding HEPN domain-containing protein, whose protein sequence is MNLEPLFQRANELLRASKFNFNSGFYEIAAIAAEESLYLMLNATLIKLGADIPWYLDFDVLFRVVSRYSHDDRLSEIRIKERDIIRLLDDIKIRLGYSIPLELNEKDIEKLIAFSEKMFDLLWRNFLKS, encoded by the coding sequence ATGAACTTAGAACCATTATTCCAAAGGGCAAATGAGCTTTTACGTGCATCAAAATTCAATTTTAATTCAGGATTTTATGAAATAGCAGCAATAGCTGCCGAAGAGTCTCTATACTTAATGTTAAATGCAACATTAATCAAGTTAGGGGCTGACATACCATGGTATCTTGATTTTGATGTGCTTTTTAGAGTAGTATCGAGATATTCACATGATGATAGACTCTCCGAAATTAGAATTAAAGAAAGGGATATCATCAGATTGTTAGACGACATCAAAATTAGATTAGGATATTCAATACCCTTGGAGCTTAACGAAAAGGATATTGAGAAACTGATTGCTTTCTCTGAGAAAATGTTTGATCTACTCTGGAGGAATTTCCTTAAAAGTTAA
- a CDS encoding exodeoxyribonuclease III, producing MKIVSWNVNGIRAALKKNLIDFIENNMFEVIMFQETKGDIVPLDFIMMGYEVISFPAKRKGYSGVMTLTKIKPINVIKGLQIKEFDDEGRTVTLELKDFYVINAYFPRAGDNLERLDFKLKFNNEIENFVLKLRKAKPVILCGDFNIAHQNIDGAFSNPTIPGLTPQERSWFSHFLSLGFIDTFRYLHPNVRKYSWWSYMGKARDKNLGLRLDYCIVSEELKDRIKMADILIDIQGSDHAPIILELT from the coding sequence GTGAAGATAGTAAGTTGGAATGTTAATGGTATACGTGCAGCTTTAAAGAAGAATCTAATAGACTTCATAGAAAATAACATGTTTGAAGTGATAATGTTTCAAGAAACTAAAGGTGATATAGTTCCACTTGATTTTATTATGATGGGTTATGAAGTAATTTCGTTTCCAGCAAAGAGAAAAGGATATAGTGGGGTGATGACATTAACTAAGATAAAGCCCATAAATGTGATTAAAGGTCTTCAAATTAAGGAATTCGACGATGAAGGAAGAACAGTTACCTTAGAACTGAAGGACTTCTACGTGATTAATGCATACTTTCCTAGGGCAGGAGATAACCTAGAAAGGTTGGACTTTAAGCTAAAATTTAATAATGAAATTGAAAATTTTGTTCTTAAATTAAGAAAAGCTAAACCGGTAATACTTTGTGGAGATTTTAACATTGCACACCAAAATATTGATGGAGCTTTTTCTAACCCAACAATTCCCGGACTTACACCACAAGAGAGATCGTGGTTCTCTCACTTTCTCTCTTTAGGTTTCATTGATACTTTTAGATATCTACACCCAAATGTTAGAAAATATAGTTGGTGGAGCTACATGGGAAAGGCTAGGGATAAGAATTTGGGACTAAGATTAGATTATTGTATAGTGTCGGAAGAGTTAAAAGATAGGATAAAAATGGCTGATATTTTGATAGATATACAAGGCTCAGATCACGCACCTATTATCTTAGAATTAACGTAA
- a CDS encoding APC family permease produces MERKQVFVRETSGLIKQVSLTDAVMLNLANMSIGIALFQSISPYITQGGVLWIASLIGMFLALPQALVYTIFNRKVGRTGGDYVWISRNLGGIIGTIFAVAYLLESTAFYAIISFFSASSINSALLTIGYLNHQNTLIYVAENVIVNPYATPTLQQRLIFYGISALAFVIIVLINILHSKWGYKLVTSLGTFSILTVMLAMIIIAINAKHFDSSVIPLLKDFNVTVSSNLPKTILPYSISLLATLSLLPLFSLYTYPWMNAGPAVSSEFRGDKVSKFNVFFSLLITGILVTLGFLEMDVVGGYYFNLNAYPSAIYNFWTVAMALSLNPIIEWILGLGLILWNYFVLSYGVLVFSRYVFALSFDRVFPEKLSQLNAHGSPVYAHLLDITLTLLFLLIPVFSIDAAISLYGASIVGMLYFLAVGISAIIFGQKTKSRLMKIAGILTTIYFVYLTYEAATNPLFGFSTTSGVNIITLSFVLGSFVSGIIIWSVTKYMNSKKGIDLSLTFKEIPPE; encoded by the coding sequence ATGGAAAGAAAGCAGGTCTTTGTGAGGGAAACTTCTGGTCTCATAAAGCAAGTATCCCTTACTGATGCGGTAATGCTCAATTTAGCTAACATGTCAATAGGCATAGCCTTATTCCAATCCATATCTCCCTATATAACACAAGGTGGAGTGCTATGGATAGCATCATTGATAGGTATGTTCTTAGCGTTACCTCAAGCGCTAGTTTACACCATATTCAACAGAAAGGTTGGAAGAACCGGTGGGGATTACGTATGGATATCAAGGAATTTAGGCGGAATAATAGGTACAATTTTCGCAGTAGCGTATCTTTTAGAATCAACTGCATTTTACGCTATCATCTCATTCTTCTCGGCGTCATCAATTAACTCTGCGTTGCTGACAATTGGCTATCTTAATCATCAAAATACGTTAATTTACGTTGCTGAAAATGTGATCGTTAATCCTTATGCCACTCCAACGCTTCAACAAAGGCTAATATTCTATGGAATTTCAGCACTTGCGTTTGTAATAATAGTGCTTATAAATATTCTACACTCCAAATGGGGGTATAAGTTAGTTACAAGTTTAGGAACGTTCTCAATTCTTACTGTAATGCTCGCGATGATAATAATTGCAATTAACGCTAAGCATTTTGATTCTTCAGTCATACCTTTACTTAAGGACTTTAACGTAACTGTATCATCAAACCTGCCTAAAACTATATTACCTTATTCAATATCATTACTGGCTACACTTTCTCTCTTACCCCTCTTTTCACTGTACACATATCCTTGGATGAATGCAGGTCCTGCAGTATCTTCAGAGTTTAGGGGAGATAAGGTCTCCAAATTCAATGTGTTCTTCTCGCTATTAATTACTGGAATTTTAGTAACATTAGGATTTCTGGAAATGGATGTTGTTGGTGGGTATTACTTTAATTTAAACGCCTATCCATCTGCGATTTATAACTTTTGGACAGTGGCTATGGCGTTATCCTTAAATCCAATTATAGAATGGATATTGGGACTTGGGTTAATACTCTGGAATTACTTCGTCTTATCATATGGTGTCTTAGTATTTTCAAGATATGTATTTGCCCTATCATTTGACAGAGTGTTTCCTGAGAAATTATCGCAACTTAACGCACATGGATCTCCAGTTTACGCTCACCTCCTAGATATAACCCTAACGCTATTATTCCTCTTAATTCCAGTATTTTCAATAGATGCTGCCATATCACTATATGGTGCTTCTATAGTTGGAATGTTGTATTTCTTGGCAGTAGGTATTTCAGCCATAATATTTGGACAGAAGACTAAAAGTAGATTAATGAAGATTGCAGGTATCTTAACGACGATTTATTTCGTATATCTGACCTATGAAGCTGCGACAAATCCCTTGTTCGGTTTCTCAACGACGTCTGGTGTTAATATTATCACTTTGTCATTTGTTCTTGGGTCTTTTGTATCGGGCATAATAATCTGGAGTGTAACTAAGTACATGAATTCAAAGAAAGGAATAGATCTATCATTAACTTTTAAGGAAATTCCTCCAGAGTAG
- the cdr gene encoding CoA-disulfide reductase yields MERLIIIGGGAAGMTASSWARRLKPNIDITVFESTKMVSHAPCGIPYFTEGLFDDENLFMTYTPEYFVEKRKINVKINSKVEEVDLRSRTITVRENQGNKKYEFDYLLLSTGAKPKKLNAEGDRIFYVHHPADASYIRQKLWSFDRIAIIGGGILGIEMAEALRARGKKLVLIHRGKYLLNKMLDEDMGKIITDKVGSEIELKLNESLISVTERGRLIVTDKGKYEVDATVVGIGVEPNVDLVKDQLKIGETGAIWADNHMRTSFENVYAAGDSTESINIITKKPDWVPFAPVANKMGFVAGNNIGGKDVTFPGVIGTMITKFEEYVIAKTGITENEAKRHNIKTVSATVHHKTRARYYPGSKDIIVKLIAEANTMRIIGAQIIGEEEVLGRLNMMAAVIQKGFTAEELFFVETGYVPPVNRVWDAITLAARKLYTGISGE; encoded by the coding sequence ATGGAAAGGCTTATTATTATAGGTGGTGGAGCTGCTGGAATGACAGCTTCCTCATGGGCTAGAAGGCTTAAGCCAAATATTGATATAACAGTCTTTGAATCCACTAAGATGGTCAGTCATGCACCTTGTGGTATTCCCTATTTTACTGAGGGTCTTTTTGACGATGAAAACTTATTCATGACATATACTCCAGAATATTTTGTTGAAAAGAGAAAGATAAATGTTAAGATAAATTCTAAGGTGGAGGAGGTAGATTTAAGATCCAGAACTATCACAGTAAGGGAAAATCAGGGAAATAAAAAATACGAATTTGATTATCTATTACTTTCGACAGGTGCTAAACCCAAAAAGCTAAATGCAGAGGGAGACAGAATTTTCTATGTTCATCATCCAGCAGATGCCTCATACATAAGGCAAAAATTATGGAGTTTTGATAGGATTGCAATAATTGGCGGGGGTATATTAGGCATTGAGATGGCAGAAGCACTAAGAGCTAGAGGAAAGAAACTTGTTTTGATTCATAGGGGAAAATATTTGCTTAATAAAATGCTCGATGAAGATATGGGTAAGATAATAACAGATAAAGTTGGAAGCGAAATAGAGCTAAAGTTAAATGAGAGTTTAATAAGCGTTACAGAAAGGGGAAGACTCATAGTAACAGATAAAGGAAAATATGAGGTAGATGCTACCGTAGTTGGTATAGGAGTTGAACCAAATGTCGATCTAGTTAAAGATCAGCTAAAAATAGGGGAGACTGGCGCTATATGGGCTGATAACCATATGAGAACGAGCTTCGAAAACGTTTATGCAGCTGGAGATTCAACAGAATCGATAAATATTATTACCAAAAAACCCGATTGGGTTCCCTTTGCGCCAGTAGCCAATAAAATGGGTTTCGTAGCTGGGAATAACATAGGCGGTAAAGATGTAACTTTCCCTGGAGTAATAGGGACGATGATAACTAAATTTGAGGAATACGTTATAGCCAAGACTGGTATTACTGAGAACGAGGCTAAACGTCACAACATCAAAACAGTTTCAGCTACAGTCCATCATAAGACTAGGGCTAGATACTATCCTGGATCTAAAGATATCATAGTGAAGTTAATCGCCGAGGCTAATACTATGAGAATAATAGGTGCACAGATTATAGGAGAAGAGGAGGTTCTAGGAAGGTTAAATATGATGGCAGCTGTTATTCAAAAAGGTTTCACTGCAGAAGAGTTATTCTTTGTAGAAACGGGATATGTTCCACCCGTAAATAGAGTATGGGACGCGATTACTTTAGCAGCGAGAAAACTATATACTGGCATTAGCGGGGAATAG